The Helicobacter canis genomic sequence GTTATGCCAAGGGGGCGTGTAGTTTGGGCTTACAAGCAGGGGGCAGGGCGTTGCTTTTGTATAGGCGTGTGGCAAGAGGGGCTATCTTGCTAGCAATTTTTGCCTGCCTTTGCCAAGCTAGCCAGATAGCCCCCTATCTTGATCCAGACAAGCCCCTTGACTATGACAATCTTGACCTTTCTTACTATCCATATATCATCGCCTATAATGCCACCACAGATGAAGAGATCATCGATCTAGTCAATAGCCTTGAAGCCTCTAATCAAAAAACAGGCGTGTTTATCGGGCTTTATGGGGGCTGGATCTTTCACAATGCCACAAATGACCCCGCCTACCTCTCGGGCAATGCCTATGCCTATGGGGCAAAAGTGGGGTATCAAAGCTTCTATCCCTCTTTGTATGATAGGCTCTCTATCCCCAATATCGTAGGCAGTAGAATCTATGTGCAGTATCTAGGCAGCAATGCCAAGGAGCTTAGTTATGCGGATATTGGCTTTAGCGGAGTTGGAGTGAGTGCGGATATTTTGGTGGATTTGCCTGTGGCAAAGGGGCTAGAATCTGGCGCGATTATGGGGCTAGGGCTATTTAGTATGGCGTATGATAATAAGCCTGATTCTAGCCTTGGTGGGGTGATCAACCTAGGCTTTGATGTTGTGATAGCGACAAAACATCGCACAGAAGCGGAGATAAAATTCATCATCAATGACAAGCTGGATTGGTTTGGGGCGGCGACTATGGTGGGGTATAGCTATGTGTTTTAGGGTGGCAGTTCTTTTGATTTTACACGCTTTGTTTGTGTGGAATTTGGCTTTTGGGCTAGAATCCAGCACAGATTCCAGCAAGCAGCTCTACTTCTTGCGTGCTCAATACTACCACCACCTAAAATCCCAAGCCCGCACGCTAGAAAACCGCGCTAGAAATGGCGCGTTTGTGGGCGTAATCCTTGGGGCTAGCAATATGGACATCACACTGCAAAGACTCGGCAGACCCTATCCAGCTGCAATCAATCCCTTTGTGCTAGGGGCAAGTGGGGGCTATATGCACTTTATCGACTCTGCGCCTATGGGGATCCGTGTCTATGGGCAATACCTTGCCGCGTGGAATTCTTCAAACAATATCCAAGATAGCATTACAATGCAGCTTTTTAGCTTTAATCTTGATGTGTTTGGGGATTTGGCGATCACTGATGATGGATATTATCTAGGGGCATACGCTGGCGTGGGCGGAGGGCTAGCGATATTTGATCAAAGGCTAGAAAATGTATATAGAAACCACCAAATCATCGTAGGCAGTGTGCTAAATGCTGGGATTTCTGCGACTTTGGCATATCATCATCGCCTAGAAGCTGGCGTGAAGCTCCCACCAAGTGTCATCAATGATAATTTTGCCTTTAGGCTTATGTATCTTGTAAGCTATCAGTATCTTTTCTAAGTAGGCGTGTATGTGTATCAATCAAGCACTTAAAATCTTATCCCT encodes the following:
- a CDS encoding outer membrane beta-barrel protein; this translates as MILHALFVWNLAFGLESSTDSSKQLYFLRAQYYHHLKSQARTLENRARNGAFVGVILGASNMDITLQRLGRPYPAAINPFVLGASGGYMHFIDSAPMGIRVYGQYLAAWNSSNNIQDSITMQLFSFNLDVFGDLAITDDGYYLGAYAGVGGGLAIFDQRLENVYRNHQIIVGSVLNAGISATLAYHHRLEAGVKLPPSVINDNFAFRLMYLVSYQYLF